One Thermodesulfovibrio thiophilus DSM 17215 genomic window carries:
- a CDS encoding IS3 family transposase, producing LEKRVTVSKPNEVWVSDITYIKTREGFIYLTTVMDLYNREIVGHSKSNSLTAIDTTMKALRNACIKRRPYTGLIFHSDRGVQYACNDFRKLLNSYGMKQSMSGKGNCYDNAVCESFFKTLKTELIYQKKGGYKSKEDARREIFEYIECNFALKIDPSFA from the coding sequence TTAGAAAAAAGAGTTACAGTATCAAAACCTAATGAGGTCTGGGTTTCAGATATTACTTACATTAAAACAAGAGAGGGATTTATTTATCTAACAACAGTTATGGATTTATATAATCGTGAAATAGTAGGTCATTCTAAATCAAACAGTTTAACAGCTATTGACACAACAATGAAAGCATTAAGAAATGCCTGTATTAAGAGAAGACCTTATACTGGATTAATATTTCATTCTGACAGAGGGGTTCAGTATGCATGCAATGATTTTAGAAAGTTGTTAAATTCATATGGTATGAAACAGAGCATGAGTGGTAAAGGAAATTGTTATGATAATGCTGTTTGTGAAAGTTTTTTCAAAACATTAAAAACAGAACTTATTTATCAAAAGAAAGGTGGTTATAAATCTAAAGAAGATGCCAGAAGGGAGATTTTTGAA